Within the Funiculus sociatus GB2-C1 genome, the region TTAAATGCTATAATCTTTAAAAAATATCAAAACTTTCAGTAATTATGCTTACTTCTAGACCTAACTGCCCTCGTTGTGGTTCTGACCATATTGTTAAAAATGGCAGAATTCACAATAAAAAACCTAAATATAAATGTCAAAACTGTGGTAGGCAATTTATTGAAAGCCCTAACAACAAGATCATTGATAAGCATACGTTAGATTACATTGACAAAATGTTACTGGAAAAAATTCCTTTAGCAGGAATTGCGAGGGTGACTAGCGTTTCTAAAAAATGGCTTCAAGATTACGTTAATACTAAATATG harbors:
- a CDS encoding IS1 family transposase, with protein sequence MLTSRPNCPRCGSDHIVKNGRIHNKKPKYKCQNCGRQFIESPNNKIIDKHTLDYIDKMLLEKIPLAGIARVTSVSKKWLQDYVNTKY